A DNA window from Arachis hypogaea cultivar Tifrunner chromosome 18, arahy.Tifrunner.gnm2.J5K5, whole genome shotgun sequence contains the following coding sequences:
- the LOC112770786 gene encoding uncharacterized protein translates to MAIEKNSFKVSRLDSEYSPRSRDTMSTDEDELPRRSSALESDEDDEFDDADSGAGSDDFDLLELGETGAEFCQIGNQTCIIPLELYDLAGLEDILSVDVWNEALTEEERFELAKYLPDMDQETFVQTLTELFTGSNLHFGSPIKRLFDMLKGGLCEPRVALYREGLNFFQKRQHYHGLRKHQNDMVNNLCQIRDAWLNCRSYSIEEKLRVLNIMKSQKSLMYEKEDLEVDSSDEESGEGLWSRKNKDRKVAKKIGRYPFHGVGSEFDFHSRGQLGFREQEKSEKQSPKGILKLAGSKAPSARDPTGSIFRMRDQLRNGDNDEEMSYGLIARDRNVSRSNMMDNSGVPRAGKKHDLRRGDERDADNLLGISPSLKADLHGYARNSNQSSDMKFTAKSSSKRGSFDISRKAKYPENVQQFVNSDQMRSRTRGSQLPVKGNPLDPSDYDEFFYNNNTPGDNFGMDSSFKYDDWNLRAKKWKTGRESPDLTYTAYRSSTPQVSERLQSSGFRAKSLQEKFRVNFIQNGGKSTEARRGDHMFLRGEETESDSSEQLNDDQDDNPLLHRKFAYPMGAADGSHMKSLKSHLDPKKAKFVGTDMNAHATIQSKKKGGFAGHIENYLTKAKQKGKAQNGGPLHNPPGRIMEESYPTRSDMLNDGDDDWRQAYKIGRNGRMRGEPAERLDMLLSNAYTAERKKKGRTISTIDHSISRSKYLHDSVGDDDVSLEKQFLVDDNGVGKSRFGRDAHKGDQSERTDAPLLGCNSSKKKRKVKADVIDLIGRDEDANLLSGTLLQTGDSIPLKKKSKKKKEAEVVTLIPDVENAERVIDMGTADVEHETKPQKKPFTLITPTVHTGFSFSVVHLLSAVRMAMISPPAEDSLDVQKPGEEQSKSQEGVVNGALSDDKAVARAEPSDQLNMPSLTVLEIVNRVRSNPGDPSILETQEPLQDLVRGVLKIFSSKTAPLGAKGWKVLAAYEKSTRSWTWTGPVSHNSSGHDTIEEVTSPEAWGLPHKMLVKLVDSFANWLKCGQETLQQIGSLPEPPLALMQVNLDEKERFRDLRAQKSLNTINPSSEEVRAYFRKEEVLRYSIPDRAFSYTAADGKKSIVAPLRRCGGKPTSKARDHFMLKRDRPPHVTILCLVRDAASRLPGSIGTRADVCTLIRDSQYIVEDVSDAQINQVVSGALDRLHYERDPCVQFDGERKLWVYLHREREEEDFEDDGTSSTKKWKRQKKDAADQSDQGAVTVAYHGGGEQSGYDLGNDLNVDPPACIDDDKGVELIPNVDTQLNAEDHVDVNHALEEGNTCEGNSMAWDDALDLNPPREVCQENSTNEDYDDESFVRDRPVDIPSASIL, encoded by the exons ATGGCAATTGAGAAGAATAGCTTTAAGGTGTCTAGGCTTGATTCGGAGTATTCGCCACGGAGCAGGGATACTATGTCTACCGATGAAGATGAGCTTCCACGGCGTAGCTCAGCCCTGGAATCCGACGAGGATGATGAGTTCGATGATGCAGATTCTGGGGCAGGGTCTGATGATTTTGATTTGCTGGAATTAGGCGAAACTGGGGCGGAGTTTTGTCAGATTGGTAATCAAACCTGCATCATTCCGTTGGAACTGTATGATCTTGCTGGACTTGAAGATATACTGTCAGTGGATGTGTGGAATGAGGCCTTGACTGAGGAGGAGAGGTTTGAGCTCGCCAAGTATCTGCCTGACATGGACCAAGAGACTTTTGTTCAAACCCTGACAGAGCTTTTCACTGGTTCTAACCTCCATTTTGGGAGTCCTATTAAGAGGTTGTTTGATATGCTGAAGGGGGGCTTGTGTGAGCCAAGGGTTGCCCTGTACCGGGAGGGCTTAAATTTTTTTCAGAAGCGACAACATTACCATGGGCTGAGGAAGCATCAGAATGACATGGTCAACAATCTTTGTCAGATAAGAGACGCTTGGCTTAATTGTAGGAGTTACAGTATTGAAGAAAAGCTCCGTGTTTTGAACATTATGAAAAGTCAAAAGAGTTTGATGTATGAGAAGGAAGATTTGGAGGTTGATTCTTCAGATGAAGAATCTGGTGAAGGTTTATGGAGTAGGAAGAACAAGGATAGGAAAGTTGCTAAAAAAATTGGCCGTTATCCTTTCCATGGGGTAGGGTCTGAATTTGATTTCCACTCACGAGGACAATTGGGGTTCAGGGAGCAGGAAAAGTCTGAAAAGCAAAGCCCGAAAGGTATACTTAAGTTGGCTGGTTCAAAGGCACCTTCAGCAAGAGACCCAACAG GGTCAATATTCAGGATGAGGGATCAGCTTAGGAATGGCGACAATGATGAGGAAATGTCATATGGGCTTATTGCCCGAGATCGTAATGTATCACGTAGCAACATGATGGACAATTCTGGTGTTCCAAGAGCAGGAAAGAAGCATGACCTACGAAGAGGTGATGAAAGGGATGCTGATAATTTGTTGGGTATATCTCCGTCCTTGAAGGCTGATCTACATGGATATGCTAGAAATTCAAACCAATCTTCAGATATGAAGTTCACAGCAAAGTCGTCTTCCAAGCGGGGTTCCTTTGATATTTCTAGGAAGGCTAAATATCCTGAAAATGTTCAACAATTTGTAAATAGTGATCAGATGAGGTCTAGAACGAGGGGTTCACAGTTACCAGTAAAAGGTAATCCGCTTGACCCATCAGATTATGACGAATTTTTCTACAATAACAATACGCCTGGAGACAATTTTGGTATGGATTCATCGTTTAAATATGATGACTGGAATCTGAGGGCAAAGAAGTGGAAGACAGGAAGAGAGTCTCCTGACCTTACTTACACAGCCTATAGATCTTCCACACCGCAGGTGAGTGAAAGACTTCAATCCTCTGGTTTCAGAGCAAAATCATTGCAAGAGAAGTTCAGGGTAAATTTTATACAGAATGGAGGAAAAAGTACAGAGGCTCGGAGGGGTGACCATATGTTTCTAAGAGGTGAAGAAACTGAGTCGGACTCATCAGAACAGTTGAATGATGACCAGGATGACAATCCTCTATTGCATAGAAAATTTGCTTATCCAATGGGCGCTGCTGATGGTTCTCACATGAAATCATTGAAGTCTCACCTAGATCCTAAAAAGGCAAAATTTGTTGGGACAGATATGAATGCACATGCAACTATTCAATCCAAAAAGAAAGGTGGATTTGCAGGGCATATTGAAAATTACCTTACAAAAGCAAAGCAGAAGGGCAAAGCACAAAATGGAGGTCCATTGCATAACCCACCTGGAAGAATTATGGAAGAGAGCTATCCCACACGATCAGATATGCttaatgatggtgatgatgattggAGACAGGCATACAAGATAGGCAGGAATGGTCGAATGCGAGGGGAGCCTGCTGAAAGGCTAGACATGCtgttatcaaatgcatatactgCTGAGCGAAAGAAGAAGGGGAGAACCATCTCCACCATTGATCATTCCATTTCGAGGTCTAAATATTTGCATGATTCTGTTGGTGATGATGATGTCTCGCTTGAGAAACAGTTTCTGGTGGATGATAATGGAGTTGGGAAGAGTAGGTTTGGGAGAGATGCACATAAGGGTGATCAAAGTGAAAGAACCGATGCACCATTACTTGGATGCAACTCATCAAAGAAGAAGCGAAAAGTGAAGGCTGACGTCATAGATCTTATTGGAAGAGATGAAGATGCTAATCTTCTGTCTGGCACTCTTCTCCAAACTGGTGATTCCATTCCCTTGAAGAAAAagtcaaagaagaaaaaagaggctGAGGTGGTAACTTTGATACCAGATGTTGAAAATGCTGAGCGTGTTATTGATATGGGGACAGCAGATGTGGAACATGAAACTAAGCCTCAGAAAAAGCCGTTTACTTTGATCACGCCTACTGTTCATACAGGGTTTTCATTTTCTGTTGTACATCTTCTATCAGCAGTCCGGATGGCAATGATTAGTCCACCTGCTGAAGACAGCTTGGACGTGCAGAAACCTGGAGAAGAGCAGAGCAAATCGCAGGAAGGTGTGGTCAATGGTGCTCTTTCTGATGATAAGGCAGTTGCCCGTGCTGAGCCTTCTGATCAACTGAATATGCCATCTCTTACTGTTCTGGAGATTGTAAATCGTGTGAGGTCAAACCCTGGTGATCCTTCTATCCTTGAGACACAAGAGCCACTGCAGGATTTGGTTAGAGGTGTTCTGAAAATATTTTCTTCCAAAACAGCACCCTTAGGAGCAAAGGGTTGGAAGGTATTAGCAGCTTATGAGAAGTCTACTAGAAGTTGGACATGGACTGGCCCAGTTTCTCATAATTCATCTGGCCATGATACCATTGAGGAGGTTACATCTCCTGAGGCTTGGGGTCTTCCTCATAAGATGCTCGTCAAGTTGGTTGATTCTTTTGCCAATTGGTTGAAATGTGGTCAAGAAACTCTTCAACAAATAGGAAGTCTTCCTGAACCACCTTTGGCATTGATGCAGGTCAACCTTGATGAGAAAGAGAGGTTTAGAGACCTTAGGGCCCAAAAGAGTCTTAACACCATTAACCCAAGTTCAGAGGAAGTGAGGGCTTATTTCCGGAAGGAGGAAGTCCTAAGATACTCAATTCCTGATAGAGCATTCTCTTATACTGCAGCTGATGGGAAAAAATCTATTGTGGCACCTTTGAGAAGGTGTGGTGGTAAGCCAACATCCAAAGCCCGAGATCATTTTATGTTGAAACGCGATCGCCCTCCACATGTTACAATTCTCTGTCTTGTCAGAGATGCAGCTTCTAGGTTGCCGGGAAGTATTGGCACTAGAGCAGATGTCTGTACATTAATTCGAGATTCCCAATATATTGTTGAAGATGTTTCTGATGCACAAATTAACCAAGTAGTTAGTGGGGCTTTGGATAGATTGCATTATGAACGTGATCCTTGTGTACAATTTGATGGGGAAAGAAAATTGTGGGTTTATTTacacagagaaagagaagaagaagattttgagGATGATGGCACATCGTCCACAAAGAAATGGAAGAGGCAGAAAAAAGATGCTGCAGACCAATCTGATCAAGGAGCTGTTACTGTTGCTTACCATGGGGGTGGGGAGCAAAGTGGATATGATTTGGGCAACGATCTCAATGTGGATCCACCAGCATGCATTGACGATGATAAGGGAGTGGAACTCATACCTAATGTGGATACACAACTGAATGCGGAAGACCATGTTGATGTCAATCATGCTTTAGAGGAAGGCAATACTTGTGAGGGTAACTCAATGGCTTGGGACGATGCCCTTGATTTAAATCCTCCTCGTGAGGTATGCCAAGAAAACTCAACTAATGAAGATTATGACGATGAATCCTTTGTAAGAGATAGGCCTGTTGATATACCAAGTGCAAGCATATTATGA